One part of the Miscanthus floridulus cultivar M001 unplaced genomic scaffold, ASM1932011v1 os_1914_2_3, whole genome shotgun sequence genome encodes these proteins:
- the LOC136534408 gene encoding patatin-like protein 1, with protein MATLASRKVTVLTIDGGGIRGLIPGTILGFLEKKLQELDGPNARLADYFDYIAGTSTGGLITAMLAAPNKDKRPLFTAEGINKFYLENGPNIFPQRPDFVNTLLELKGPKYDGEFLHSKIQGLLGATRVNETLTNVVIPAFDVKNLQPTIFSTFDAQSRPLKNALLSDVCISTSAAPTYLPAHFFQTRDDAGNTRDFNLIDGGVAANNPTMVTINQITRKMIVDKQDIFPGGPTDYDKFLVISIGTGSAKAAAMYTAKEAAGWGILSWLHTKEGYTPIVDMFSYSSAALVDYNVSILFQALRSEKNYLRIQDDSLKGTEATVDVATGENMKKLIGIGERMLASTVSRVDMETGKPVAVPEEGTNADALTRFAKMLSDEKKARTSSSQGKPGSAL; from the exons ATGGCTACCCTTGCTTCTCGGAAGGTGACGGTGCTGACCATCGACGGCGGCGGCATCAGAGGCCTCATCCCCGGTACAATCCTCGGCTTCCTCGAGAAAAAGCTTCAG GAGCTAGACGGGCCCAACGCACGGCTGGCCGACTACTTCGACTACATCGCCGGAACCAGCACCGGCGGCCTTATCACGGCGATGCTCGCCGCCCCGAATAAGGATAAGCGCCCGCTCTTCACCGCCGAGGGCATCAACAAATTTTACCTGGAGAACGGGCCAAACATCTTCCCTCAAAG GCCAGACTTTGTAAACACGTTGCTGGAGCTCAAGGGGCCGAAATACGACGGCGAGTTCCTGCACTCCAAGATTCAGGGCCTCCTTGGCGCTACTAGGGTGAACGAGACTCTCACCAACGTCGTCATCCCCGCCTTCGACGTCAAGAACCTCCAGCCCACCATCTTCTCCACCTTCGAT GCTCAGAGCCGGCCTCTGAAGAACGCGCTCCTCTCGGACGTTTGCATCAGCACGTCAGCCGCGCCGACGTACCTCCCCGCCCACTTCTTCCAGACCAGGGACGACGCCGGCAACACCCGCGACTTCAACCTCATCGATGGCGGCGTCGCCGCCAACAACCCA ACAATGGTGACGATCAACCAGATAACCCGGAAGATGATCGTGGACAAGCAGGACATCTTCCCGGGGGGGCCGACTGACTACGACAAGTTCCTGGTGATCTCCATCGGGACCGGCTCGGCCAAGGCCGCGGCGATGTACACGGCCAAGGAGGCCGCCGGATGGGGCATCCTGTCCTGGCTGCACACCAAGGAGGGCTACACCCCCATCGTCGACATGTTCAGCTACTCCAGCGCCGCGCTCGTCGACTACAACGTCTCCATCCTCTTCCAGGCGCTCCGCAGCGAGAAAAACTACCTCCGCATTCAGGACGATTCTCTCAAAGGCACGGAGGCGACCGTGGACGTGGCAACGGGGGAGAACATGAAGAAGCTgatcgggatcggggagaggatgcTGGCCAGCACGGTGAGCAGGGTGGACATGGAGACGGGGAAGCCCGTGGCGGTGCCTGAGGAAGGGACCAACGCCGACGCGCTCACCCGCTTCGCCAAAATGCTCTCCGATGAAAAGAAGGCGAGGACATCGTCGAGTCAAGGCAAGCCAGGCAGCGCGTTGTGA